The Candidatus Tanganyikabacteria bacterium genome includes a region encoding these proteins:
- a CDS encoding S-layer homology domain-containing protein, with translation MALGLALWGVAGLPARAHVVEHAFKDVPQTHWAADAVADMAIKRSLMASYADDTFRGEQPFSRAQFARSLMILVDELEEISKTSWRPAQPAKYDLADVVADLPERRQILTLVNDYRLWETIPTVSSTRFNPDQTVTRSEVATVVRNLLALGEAKNVVFARDPRKTDELQNRFKDIAPSEWAYHAILGVDQRYRVMIGFPDVSFRPTDEVSRYQYAAVGSATFKVIRDLVRKTMEEKELIAEKLRRDRFQEQRPLSLSAFPGYTVGGAAQGVNLSLGARYVAYPDDVLGLGAWFFLADARAAIGPAFGGSLTLGGLPQLPSVKVPGLGDLQLQPYVGLRGFYDGVNATSPVGVAPLVLGGVAHFRSGPWGYHLLADASPFALPLVANPLSANVSVGGDYLVSPKLAVGGGLGLSWLPSQTLPAPTLGINLGF, from the coding sequence ATGGCACTGGGACTGGCACTCTGGGGAGTCGCGGGGCTGCCTGCGCGGGCCCATGTCGTCGAGCACGCGTTCAAGGACGTGCCGCAGACCCACTGGGCGGCCGACGCCGTGGCCGACATGGCGATCAAGCGGTCGCTGATGGCATCCTATGCCGACGACACGTTCCGCGGGGAGCAGCCCTTCTCGCGGGCCCAGTTCGCCCGGTCCCTGATGATCCTGGTGGACGAACTCGAGGAGATCAGCAAGACGTCGTGGCGCCCCGCCCAGCCGGCGAAGTACGACCTGGCCGACGTCGTCGCCGATCTTCCCGAGCGCAGGCAGATCCTCACGCTGGTCAACGACTACCGGCTCTGGGAGACGATCCCGACCGTCAGCAGCACCAGGTTCAACCCCGACCAGACCGTCACCCGCTCCGAGGTCGCTACGGTCGTCCGCAACCTCTTGGCCCTCGGGGAAGCCAAGAACGTCGTGTTCGCTCGCGATCCCCGCAAGACCGACGAGTTGCAGAACCGCTTCAAGGACATCGCCCCGTCCGAGTGGGCCTACCACGCCATCCTGGGCGTCGATCAGCGCTACCGCGTGATGATCGGCTTCCCGGACGTGTCGTTCCGACCCACCGACGAGGTGTCACGCTACCAGTACGCCGCGGTCGGCAGCGCGACCTTCAAGGTCATCCGCGATCTGGTGCGCAAGACCATGGAAGAGAAAGAACTCATCGCGGAAAAATTGCGCCGCGACCGCTTCCAGGAGCAGCGGCCGCTCTCGCTGTCGGCCTTCCCCGGCTACACGGTCGGCGGAGCCGCGCAGGGCGTCAACCTGTCGCTGGGCGCCCGCTACGTGGCCTATCCCGACGACGTCCTGGGCCTGGGCGCCTGGTTCTTCCTGGCCGATGCGCGGGCGGCGATCGGCCCGGCCTTCGGCGGCAGCCTGACCCTGGGCGGCCTGCCGCAGTTGCCGAGCGTCAAGGTGCCGGGCCTGGGCGACCTGCAGCTCCAGCCGTACGTGGGCCTGCGCGGGTTCTACGACGGCGTCAACGCGACCTCGCCGGTCGGCGTCGCGCCCCTGGTCCTGGGCGGCGTGGCGCATTTCCGCAGCGGGCCGTGGGGCTACCACCTCCTGGCGGACGCGAGCCCGTTCGCCCTGCCGCTGGTCGCCAATCCGCTGAGCGCCAACGTCTCGGTGGGCGGTGACTACCTGGTGAGCCCGAAGCTTGCGGTCGGCGGCGGCCTCGGCCTGTCCTGGTTGCCCTCCCAGACCCTGCCCGCGCCGACCCTGGGAATCAACCTGGGTTTCTAG